One segment of Myotis daubentonii chromosome 11, mMyoDau2.1, whole genome shotgun sequence DNA contains the following:
- the DAB2IP gene encoding disabled homolog 2-interacting protein isoform X4 produces the protein MEPDSLLDQDDSYESPQERPGSRRSLPGSLSEKSPSMEPSAAASFRVTGFLSRRLKGSIKRTKSQPKLDRNHSFRHILPGFRSAAAAAASSAADNERSHLMPRVKESRSHESLLSPSSAVEALDLSMEEEVVIKPVHSSILGQDYCFEVTTSSGSKCFSCRSAAERDKWMENLRRAVHPNKDNSRRVEHILKLWVIEAKDLPAKKKYLCELCLDDVLYARTTGKLKTDNVFWGEHFEFHNLPPLRTVTVHLYRETDKKKKKERNSYLGLVSLPAASVAGRQFVEKWYPVMTPNPKGGKGPGPMIRIKARYQTISILPMEMYKEFAEHITNHYLGLCAALEPILSAKTKEEMASALVHILQSTGKVKDFLTDLMMSEVDRCGDNEHLIFRENTLATKAIEEYLKLVGQKYLQDALGEFIKALYESDENCEVDPSKCSASDLPEHQGNLKMCCELAFCKIINSYCVFPRELKEVFASWRQECSSRGRPDISERLISASLFLRFLCPAIMSPSLFNLLQEYPDDRTARTLTLIAKVTQNLANFAKFGSKEEYMSFMNQFLEHEWTNMQRFLLEISNPETISNTAGFEGYIDLGRELSSLHALLWEAVSQLEQSIVSKLGPLPRILRDVHTALSTPGSGQLPGTNDLASTPGSGSSSISAGLQKMVIENDLSGLIDFTRLPSPTPENKDLFFVTRSSGVQPSPARSSSYSEANEPDLQMANGGKSLSMVDLQDARTLDGEAGSPAGPDALTTDGQMPAAQLVAGWPARAAPVSLAGLATVRRAGQTPTTPGTSEGAPGRPQLLAPLSFQNPVYQMAAGLPLSPRGLGDSGSEGHSSLSSHSNSEELAAAAKLGSFSSAAEELGRRPGELARRQMSLTEKGGQPTVPRQSSAGPQRRIDQPPPPPPPPPPAPRGRTPPTLLSTLQYPRPSSGTLASASPDWAGPGARLRQQSSSSKGDSPELKPRAVHKQGPSPVSPNALDRTAAWLLTMNAQLLEDEGLGPDPPHRDRLRSKEELSQAEKDLAVLQDKLRISTKKLEEYETLFKCQEETTQKLVLEYQARLEEGEERLRRQQEDKDIQMKGIISRLMSVEEELKKDHAEMQAAVDSKQKIIDAQEKRIASLDAANARLMSALTQLKERYSMQARNGISPTNPTKLQITENGEFRNSSNC, from the exons GTCCCATCTGATGCCCAGGGTGAAGGAGTCTCGCTCCCACGAGTCCCTGCTCAGCCCCAGCAGCGCGGTGGAGGCGCTGGACCTCAgcatggaggaggaggtggtcaTCAAGCCTGTGCACAGCAGCATCCTGGGCCAGGACTACTGCTTCGAG GTGACAACATCGTCAGGAAGCAAGTGCTTCTCCTGCCGGTCAGCAGCCGAGCGGGATAAGTGGATGGAGAACCTGCGGCGAGCAGTGCACCCCAACAAG GACAACAGCCGGCGTGTGGAGCACATCCTGAAGCTGTGGGTGATTGAGGCCAAGGACCTGCCGGCCAAGAAGAAGTACCTGTGCGAGCTGTGCCTGGACGATGTGCTCTACGCCCGCACCACGGGCAAGCTCAAGACGGACAACGTCTTCTGGGGCGAGCACTTCGAGTTCCACAACCTGCCGCCCCTGCGCACCGTCACCGTCCACCTGTACCGGGAGAccgacaagaagaagaagaaggagcgCAACAGCTACCTGGGCCTGGTGAGCCTGCCCGCCGCCTCGGTGGCCGGGCGGCAGTTCGTGGAAAAGTGGTACCCAGTGATGACGCCCAACCCCAAGGGCGGCAAGGGCCCCGGACCCATGATCCGCATCAAGGCGCGCTACCAGACCATCAGCATCCTGCCCATGGAGATGTACAAGGAGTTTGCCGAGCACATCACCAACCACTACCTGGGGCTCTGCGCAGCCCTCGAGCCCATCCTGAGCGCCAAGACCAAGGAGGAGATGGCGTCGGCCCTGGTGCACATCCTCCAGAGCACGGGCAAGGTGAAG GACTTCCTGACTGACCTGATGATGTCAGAGGTGGACCGCTGCGGGGACAACGAGCACCTCATCTTCCGGGAGAACACGCTGGCCACCAAGGCCATCGAGGAGTACCTCAAGTTGGTGGGCCAGAAGTATCTGCAGGACGCGCTAG GCGAGTTCATCAAAGCGCTGTATGAGTCGGATGAGAACTGCGAGGTGGACCCGAGCAAGTGCTCGGCCTCTGACCTCCCCGAGCACCAGGGCAACCTGAAGATGTGCTGTGAACTGGCCTTCTGCAAGATCATCAACTCCTACTG TGTCTTCCCACGGGAGCTGAAAGAGGTGTTTGCCTCATGGCGGCAAGAGTGCAGCAGCCGCGGCCGGCCGGACATCAGCGAGCGGCTCATCAGCGCCTCCCTGTTTCTGCGCTTCCTCTGCCCGGCCATCATGTCACCCTCGCTCTTCAACCTGCTGCAGGAGTACCCCGATGACCGCACTGCCCGCACCCTCACCCTCATCGCCAAGGTTACCCAGAACCTGGCCAACTTCGCCAA GTTTGGCAGCAAAGAGGAGTACATGTCGTTCATGAACCAGTTCCTGGAGCACGAGTGGACCAACATGCAGCGCTTCCTGCTGGAGATCTCCAACCCGGAGACCATCTCCAACACTGCCGGCTTCGAGGGCTACATCGACCTGGGCCGCGAGCTGTCCAGCCTGCACGCGCTGCTCTGGGAGGCCGTCAGCCAGCTGGAGCAG AGCATCGTATCCAAACTGGGGCCCCTGCCTCGAATCCTGAGGGACGTCCACACGGCACTGAGCACCCCGGGCAGTGGGCAGCTCCCAGGGACAAATGACCTGGCCTCCACGCCTGGCTCTGGCAGCAGCAGCATCTCGGCCGGGCTGCAGAAGATGGTGATCGAGAATGACCTCTCTGG TCTGATAGATTTCACCCGGTTACCGTCTCCAACCCCCGAAAACAAGGACTTGTTTTTTGTCACAAGGTCCTCCGGGGTCCAGCCATCACCTGCCCGCAGCTCGAGTTACTCGGAAGCCAACGAGCCTGATCTTCAGATGGCCAACGGTGGCAAGAGCCTGTCCATGGTGGACCTCCAAGACGCCCGCACGCTGGATGGGGAGGCAGGCTCCCCAGCGGGCCCCGACGCTCTCACCACCGACGGGCAGATGCCTGCAGCTCAGCTGGTGGCTGGGTGGCCAGCCCGGGCAGCCCCCGTGAGCCTGGCAGGGCTGGCGACGGTGCGGCGGGCAGGCCAGACGCCGACCACACCGGGCACCTCCGAGGGAGCACCAGGCCGGCCCCAGCTGTTGGCACCGCTCTCTTTCCAGAACCCTGTGTACCAGATGGCGGCTGGCCTGCCGCTGTCGCCCCGCGGCCTCGGCGACTCCGGCTCCGAGGGCCACAGCTCCCTGAGTTCCCACAGCAACAGTGAGGAGCTGGCAGCCGCCGCCAAGCTGGGAAGTTTCAGCAGCGCCGCTGAGGAGCTCGGGCGGCGGCCGGGGGAGCTGGCACGGCGGCAGATGTCACTGACTGAAAAGGGCGGGCAGCCCACGGTGCCACGGCAGAGCAGTGCCGGCCCCCAGCGTCGGATCGACcagccgccgcccccgcccccaccgccaccTCCTGCGCCCCGTGGCCGGACACCGCCCACCCTGCTGAGCACCCTGCAGTACCCTCGGCCCTCGAGCGGGACCCTGGCGTCGGCCTCACCCGACTGGGCTGGCCCCGGAGCCCGGCTGCGGCAGCAGTCCTCCTCCTCCAAGGGCGACAGCCCCGAGCTGAAGCCTCGAGCGGTGCACAAGCAG GGCCCTTCACCTGTGAGCCCCAATGCCCTGGACCGCACAGCTGCTTGGCTCTTGACCATGAACGCACAGTTGTTAGAAGACGAGGGACTGGGCCCAGATCCCCCCCACAGGGATAGGCTAAGGAGTAAGGAGGAGCTCAGCCAAGCAGAAAAG GACCTGGCAGTGCTGCAGGACAAGTTACGAATCTCCACCAAAAAGCTGGAGGAGTATGAGACCCTGTTCAAGTGCCAGGAGGAGACGACGCAGAAGCTGGTGCTGGAGTACCAGGCGCGgctggaggagggtgaggagcGGCTGCGGCGGCAGCAGGAGGACAAGGACATCCAGATGAAGGGCATCATCAGCAG GTTGATGTCAGTGGAGGAGGAGCTGAAGAAGGACCACGCAGAGATGCAGGCAGCTgtagactccaaacagaagatcATCGATGCCCAG GAGAAGCGCATCGCCTCCCTGGACGCTGCCAACGCCCGCCTCATGAGCGCCCTGACACAGCTGAAAGAGAGGTACAGCATGCAGGCCCGTAACGGCATCTCCCCCACcaaccccaccaaattgcagatTACCGAGAACGGCGAGTTCAGAAACAGCAGCAATTGCTAA
- the DAB2IP gene encoding disabled homolog 2-interacting protein isoform X2, with product MGAGGTASRALAWASLPLLGPPAGALCEDTLCCRESPQERPGSRRSLPGSLSEKSPSMEPSAAASFRVTGFLSRRLKGSIKRTKSQPKLDRNHSFRHILPGFRSAAAAAASSAADNERSHLMPRVKESRSHESLLSPSSAVEALDLSMEEEVVIKPVHSSILGQDYCFEVTTSSGSKCFSCRSAAERDKWMENLRRAVHPNKDNSRRVEHILKLWVIEAKDLPAKKKYLCELCLDDVLYARTTGKLKTDNVFWGEHFEFHNLPPLRTVTVHLYRETDKKKKKERNSYLGLVSLPAASVAGRQFVEKWYPVMTPNPKGGKGPGPMIRIKARYQTISILPMEMYKEFAEHITNHYLGLCAALEPILSAKTKEEMASALVHILQSTGKVKDFLTDLMMSEVDRCGDNEHLIFRENTLATKAIEEYLKLVGQKYLQDALGEFIKALYESDENCEVDPSKCSASDLPEHQGNLKMCCELAFCKIINSYCVFPRELKEVFASWRQECSSRGRPDISERLISASLFLRFLCPAIMSPSLFNLLQEYPDDRTARTLTLIAKVTQNLANFAKFGSKEEYMSFMNQFLEHEWTNMQRFLLEISNPETISNTAGFEGYIDLGRELSSLHALLWEAVSQLEQSIVSKLGPLPRILRDVHTALSTPGSGQLPGTNDLASTPGSGSSSISAGLQKMVIENDLSGLIDFTRLPSPTPENKDLFFVTRSSGVQPSPARSSSYSEANEPDLQMANGGKSLSMVDLQDARTLDGEAGSPAGPDALTTDGQMPAAQLVAGWPARAAPVSLAGLATVRRAGQTPTTPGTSEGAPGRPQLLAPLSFQNPVYQMAAGLPLSPRGLGDSGSEGHSSLSSHSNSEELAAAAKLGSFSSAAEELGRRPGELARRQMSLTEKGGQPTVPRQSSAGPQRRIDQPPPPPPPPPPAPRGRTPPTLLSTLQYPRPSSGTLASASPDWAGPGARLRQQSSSSKGDSPELKPRAVHKQGPSPVSPNALDRTAAWLLTMNAQLLEDEGLGPDPPHRDRLRSKEELSQAEKDLAVLQDKLRISTKKLEEYETLFKCQEETTQKLVLEYQARLEEGEERLRRQQEDKDIQMKGIISRLMSVEEELKKDHAEMQAAVDSKQKIIDAQEKRIASLDAANARLMSALTQLKERYSMQARNGISPTNPTKLQITENGEFRNSSNC from the exons GTCCCATCTGATGCCCAGGGTGAAGGAGTCTCGCTCCCACGAGTCCCTGCTCAGCCCCAGCAGCGCGGTGGAGGCGCTGGACCTCAgcatggaggaggaggtggtcaTCAAGCCTGTGCACAGCAGCATCCTGGGCCAGGACTACTGCTTCGAG GTGACAACATCGTCAGGAAGCAAGTGCTTCTCCTGCCGGTCAGCAGCCGAGCGGGATAAGTGGATGGAGAACCTGCGGCGAGCAGTGCACCCCAACAAG GACAACAGCCGGCGTGTGGAGCACATCCTGAAGCTGTGGGTGATTGAGGCCAAGGACCTGCCGGCCAAGAAGAAGTACCTGTGCGAGCTGTGCCTGGACGATGTGCTCTACGCCCGCACCACGGGCAAGCTCAAGACGGACAACGTCTTCTGGGGCGAGCACTTCGAGTTCCACAACCTGCCGCCCCTGCGCACCGTCACCGTCCACCTGTACCGGGAGAccgacaagaagaagaagaaggagcgCAACAGCTACCTGGGCCTGGTGAGCCTGCCCGCCGCCTCGGTGGCCGGGCGGCAGTTCGTGGAAAAGTGGTACCCAGTGATGACGCCCAACCCCAAGGGCGGCAAGGGCCCCGGACCCATGATCCGCATCAAGGCGCGCTACCAGACCATCAGCATCCTGCCCATGGAGATGTACAAGGAGTTTGCCGAGCACATCACCAACCACTACCTGGGGCTCTGCGCAGCCCTCGAGCCCATCCTGAGCGCCAAGACCAAGGAGGAGATGGCGTCGGCCCTGGTGCACATCCTCCAGAGCACGGGCAAGGTGAAG GACTTCCTGACTGACCTGATGATGTCAGAGGTGGACCGCTGCGGGGACAACGAGCACCTCATCTTCCGGGAGAACACGCTGGCCACCAAGGCCATCGAGGAGTACCTCAAGTTGGTGGGCCAGAAGTATCTGCAGGACGCGCTAG GCGAGTTCATCAAAGCGCTGTATGAGTCGGATGAGAACTGCGAGGTGGACCCGAGCAAGTGCTCGGCCTCTGACCTCCCCGAGCACCAGGGCAACCTGAAGATGTGCTGTGAACTGGCCTTCTGCAAGATCATCAACTCCTACTG TGTCTTCCCACGGGAGCTGAAAGAGGTGTTTGCCTCATGGCGGCAAGAGTGCAGCAGCCGCGGCCGGCCGGACATCAGCGAGCGGCTCATCAGCGCCTCCCTGTTTCTGCGCTTCCTCTGCCCGGCCATCATGTCACCCTCGCTCTTCAACCTGCTGCAGGAGTACCCCGATGACCGCACTGCCCGCACCCTCACCCTCATCGCCAAGGTTACCCAGAACCTGGCCAACTTCGCCAA GTTTGGCAGCAAAGAGGAGTACATGTCGTTCATGAACCAGTTCCTGGAGCACGAGTGGACCAACATGCAGCGCTTCCTGCTGGAGATCTCCAACCCGGAGACCATCTCCAACACTGCCGGCTTCGAGGGCTACATCGACCTGGGCCGCGAGCTGTCCAGCCTGCACGCGCTGCTCTGGGAGGCCGTCAGCCAGCTGGAGCAG AGCATCGTATCCAAACTGGGGCCCCTGCCTCGAATCCTGAGGGACGTCCACACGGCACTGAGCACCCCGGGCAGTGGGCAGCTCCCAGGGACAAATGACCTGGCCTCCACGCCTGGCTCTGGCAGCAGCAGCATCTCGGCCGGGCTGCAGAAGATGGTGATCGAGAATGACCTCTCTGG TCTGATAGATTTCACCCGGTTACCGTCTCCAACCCCCGAAAACAAGGACTTGTTTTTTGTCACAAGGTCCTCCGGGGTCCAGCCATCACCTGCCCGCAGCTCGAGTTACTCGGAAGCCAACGAGCCTGATCTTCAGATGGCCAACGGTGGCAAGAGCCTGTCCATGGTGGACCTCCAAGACGCCCGCACGCTGGATGGGGAGGCAGGCTCCCCAGCGGGCCCCGACGCTCTCACCACCGACGGGCAGATGCCTGCAGCTCAGCTGGTGGCTGGGTGGCCAGCCCGGGCAGCCCCCGTGAGCCTGGCAGGGCTGGCGACGGTGCGGCGGGCAGGCCAGACGCCGACCACACCGGGCACCTCCGAGGGAGCACCAGGCCGGCCCCAGCTGTTGGCACCGCTCTCTTTCCAGAACCCTGTGTACCAGATGGCGGCTGGCCTGCCGCTGTCGCCCCGCGGCCTCGGCGACTCCGGCTCCGAGGGCCACAGCTCCCTGAGTTCCCACAGCAACAGTGAGGAGCTGGCAGCCGCCGCCAAGCTGGGAAGTTTCAGCAGCGCCGCTGAGGAGCTCGGGCGGCGGCCGGGGGAGCTGGCACGGCGGCAGATGTCACTGACTGAAAAGGGCGGGCAGCCCACGGTGCCACGGCAGAGCAGTGCCGGCCCCCAGCGTCGGATCGACcagccgccgcccccgcccccaccgccaccTCCTGCGCCCCGTGGCCGGACACCGCCCACCCTGCTGAGCACCCTGCAGTACCCTCGGCCCTCGAGCGGGACCCTGGCGTCGGCCTCACCCGACTGGGCTGGCCCCGGAGCCCGGCTGCGGCAGCAGTCCTCCTCCTCCAAGGGCGACAGCCCCGAGCTGAAGCCTCGAGCGGTGCACAAGCAG GGCCCTTCACCTGTGAGCCCCAATGCCCTGGACCGCACAGCTGCTTGGCTCTTGACCATGAACGCACAGTTGTTAGAAGACGAGGGACTGGGCCCAGATCCCCCCCACAGGGATAGGCTAAGGAGTAAGGAGGAGCTCAGCCAAGCAGAAAAG GACCTGGCAGTGCTGCAGGACAAGTTACGAATCTCCACCAAAAAGCTGGAGGAGTATGAGACCCTGTTCAAGTGCCAGGAGGAGACGACGCAGAAGCTGGTGCTGGAGTACCAGGCGCGgctggaggagggtgaggagcGGCTGCGGCGGCAGCAGGAGGACAAGGACATCCAGATGAAGGGCATCATCAGCAG GTTGATGTCAGTGGAGGAGGAGCTGAAGAAGGACCACGCAGAGATGCAGGCAGCTgtagactccaaacagaagatcATCGATGCCCAG GAGAAGCGCATCGCCTCCCTGGACGCTGCCAACGCCCGCCTCATGAGCGCCCTGACACAGCTGAAAGAGAGGTACAGCATGCAGGCCCGTAACGGCATCTCCCCCACcaaccccaccaaattgcagatTACCGAGAACGGCGAGTTCAGAAACAGCAGCAATTGCTAA
- the DAB2IP gene encoding disabled homolog 2-interacting protein isoform X9, producing the protein MENLRRAVHPNKDNSRRVEHILKLWVIEAKDLPAKKKYLCELCLDDVLYARTTGKLKTDNVFWGEHFEFHNLPPLRTVTVHLYRETDKKKKKERNSYLGLVSLPAASVAGRQFVEKWYPVMTPNPKGGKGPGPMIRIKARYQTISILPMEMYKEFAEHITNHYLGLCAALEPILSAKTKEEMASALVHILQSTGKVKDFLTDLMMSEVDRCGDNEHLIFRENTLATKAIEEYLKLVGQKYLQDALGEFIKALYESDENCEVDPSKCSASDLPEHQGNLKMCCELAFCKIINSYCVFPRELKEVFASWRQECSSRGRPDISERLISASLFLRFLCPAIMSPSLFNLLQEYPDDRTARTLTLIAKVTQNLANFAKFGSKEEYMSFMNQFLEHEWTNMQRFLLEISNPETISNTAGFEGYIDLGRELSSLHALLWEAVSQLEQSIVSKLGPLPRILRDVHTALSTPGSGQLPGTNDLASTPGSGSSSISAGLQKMVIENDLSGLIDFTRLPSPTPENKDLFFVTRSSGVQPSPARSSSYSEANEPDLQMANGGKSLSMVDLQDARTLDGEAGSPAGPDALTTDGQMPAAQLVAGWPARAAPVSLAGLATVRRAGQTPTTPGTSEGAPGRPQLLAPLSFQNPVYQMAAGLPLSPRGLGDSGSEGHSSLSSHSNSEELAAAAKLGSFSSAAEELGRRPGELARRQMSLTEKGGQPTVPRQSSAGPQRRIDQPPPPPPPPPPAPRGRTPPTLLSTLQYPRPSSGTLASASPDWAGPGARLRQQSSSSKGDSPELKPRAVHKQGPSPVSPNALDRTAAWLLTMNAQLLEDEGLGPDPPHRDRLRSKEELSQAEKDLAVLQDKLRISTKKLEEYETLFKCQEETTQKLVLEYQARLEEGEERLRRQQEDKDIQMKGIISRLMSVEEELKKDHAEMQAAVDSKQKIIDAQEKRIASLDAANARLMSALTQLKERYSMQARNGISPTNPTKLQITENGEFRNSSNC; encoded by the exons ATGGAGAACCTGCGGCGAGCAGTGCACCCCAACAAG GACAACAGCCGGCGTGTGGAGCACATCCTGAAGCTGTGGGTGATTGAGGCCAAGGACCTGCCGGCCAAGAAGAAGTACCTGTGCGAGCTGTGCCTGGACGATGTGCTCTACGCCCGCACCACGGGCAAGCTCAAGACGGACAACGTCTTCTGGGGCGAGCACTTCGAGTTCCACAACCTGCCGCCCCTGCGCACCGTCACCGTCCACCTGTACCGGGAGAccgacaagaagaagaagaaggagcgCAACAGCTACCTGGGCCTGGTGAGCCTGCCCGCCGCCTCGGTGGCCGGGCGGCAGTTCGTGGAAAAGTGGTACCCAGTGATGACGCCCAACCCCAAGGGCGGCAAGGGCCCCGGACCCATGATCCGCATCAAGGCGCGCTACCAGACCATCAGCATCCTGCCCATGGAGATGTACAAGGAGTTTGCCGAGCACATCACCAACCACTACCTGGGGCTCTGCGCAGCCCTCGAGCCCATCCTGAGCGCCAAGACCAAGGAGGAGATGGCGTCGGCCCTGGTGCACATCCTCCAGAGCACGGGCAAGGTGAAG GACTTCCTGACTGACCTGATGATGTCAGAGGTGGACCGCTGCGGGGACAACGAGCACCTCATCTTCCGGGAGAACACGCTGGCCACCAAGGCCATCGAGGAGTACCTCAAGTTGGTGGGCCAGAAGTATCTGCAGGACGCGCTAG GCGAGTTCATCAAAGCGCTGTATGAGTCGGATGAGAACTGCGAGGTGGACCCGAGCAAGTGCTCGGCCTCTGACCTCCCCGAGCACCAGGGCAACCTGAAGATGTGCTGTGAACTGGCCTTCTGCAAGATCATCAACTCCTACTG TGTCTTCCCACGGGAGCTGAAAGAGGTGTTTGCCTCATGGCGGCAAGAGTGCAGCAGCCGCGGCCGGCCGGACATCAGCGAGCGGCTCATCAGCGCCTCCCTGTTTCTGCGCTTCCTCTGCCCGGCCATCATGTCACCCTCGCTCTTCAACCTGCTGCAGGAGTACCCCGATGACCGCACTGCCCGCACCCTCACCCTCATCGCCAAGGTTACCCAGAACCTGGCCAACTTCGCCAA GTTTGGCAGCAAAGAGGAGTACATGTCGTTCATGAACCAGTTCCTGGAGCACGAGTGGACCAACATGCAGCGCTTCCTGCTGGAGATCTCCAACCCGGAGACCATCTCCAACACTGCCGGCTTCGAGGGCTACATCGACCTGGGCCGCGAGCTGTCCAGCCTGCACGCGCTGCTCTGGGAGGCCGTCAGCCAGCTGGAGCAG AGCATCGTATCCAAACTGGGGCCCCTGCCTCGAATCCTGAGGGACGTCCACACGGCACTGAGCACCCCGGGCAGTGGGCAGCTCCCAGGGACAAATGACCTGGCCTCCACGCCTGGCTCTGGCAGCAGCAGCATCTCGGCCGGGCTGCAGAAGATGGTGATCGAGAATGACCTCTCTGG TCTGATAGATTTCACCCGGTTACCGTCTCCAACCCCCGAAAACAAGGACTTGTTTTTTGTCACAAGGTCCTCCGGGGTCCAGCCATCACCTGCCCGCAGCTCGAGTTACTCGGAAGCCAACGAGCCTGATCTTCAGATGGCCAACGGTGGCAAGAGCCTGTCCATGGTGGACCTCCAAGACGCCCGCACGCTGGATGGGGAGGCAGGCTCCCCAGCGGGCCCCGACGCTCTCACCACCGACGGGCAGATGCCTGCAGCTCAGCTGGTGGCTGGGTGGCCAGCCCGGGCAGCCCCCGTGAGCCTGGCAGGGCTGGCGACGGTGCGGCGGGCAGGCCAGACGCCGACCACACCGGGCACCTCCGAGGGAGCACCAGGCCGGCCCCAGCTGTTGGCACCGCTCTCTTTCCAGAACCCTGTGTACCAGATGGCGGCTGGCCTGCCGCTGTCGCCCCGCGGCCTCGGCGACTCCGGCTCCGAGGGCCACAGCTCCCTGAGTTCCCACAGCAACAGTGAGGAGCTGGCAGCCGCCGCCAAGCTGGGAAGTTTCAGCAGCGCCGCTGAGGAGCTCGGGCGGCGGCCGGGGGAGCTGGCACGGCGGCAGATGTCACTGACTGAAAAGGGCGGGCAGCCCACGGTGCCACGGCAGAGCAGTGCCGGCCCCCAGCGTCGGATCGACcagccgccgcccccgcccccaccgccaccTCCTGCGCCCCGTGGCCGGACACCGCCCACCCTGCTGAGCACCCTGCAGTACCCTCGGCCCTCGAGCGGGACCCTGGCGTCGGCCTCACCCGACTGGGCTGGCCCCGGAGCCCGGCTGCGGCAGCAGTCCTCCTCCTCCAAGGGCGACAGCCCCGAGCTGAAGCCTCGAGCGGTGCACAAGCAG GGCCCTTCACCTGTGAGCCCCAATGCCCTGGACCGCACAGCTGCTTGGCTCTTGACCATGAACGCACAGTTGTTAGAAGACGAGGGACTGGGCCCAGATCCCCCCCACAGGGATAGGCTAAGGAGTAAGGAGGAGCTCAGCCAAGCAGAAAAG GACCTGGCAGTGCTGCAGGACAAGTTACGAATCTCCACCAAAAAGCTGGAGGAGTATGAGACCCTGTTCAAGTGCCAGGAGGAGACGACGCAGAAGCTGGTGCTGGAGTACCAGGCGCGgctggaggagggtgaggagcGGCTGCGGCGGCAGCAGGAGGACAAGGACATCCAGATGAAGGGCATCATCAGCAG GTTGATGTCAGTGGAGGAGGAGCTGAAGAAGGACCACGCAGAGATGCAGGCAGCTgtagactccaaacagaagatcATCGATGCCCAG GAGAAGCGCATCGCCTCCCTGGACGCTGCCAACGCCCGCCTCATGAGCGCCCTGACACAGCTGAAAGAGAGGTACAGCATGCAGGCCCGTAACGGCATCTCCCCCACcaaccccaccaaattgcagatTACCGAGAACGGCGAGTTCAGAAACAGCAGCAATTGCTAA